A window of the Candidatus Peregrinibacteria bacterium genome harbors these coding sequences:
- a CDS encoding 50S ribosomal protein L25, whose protein sequence is MQTSQITVETRADVGEAKKLRSMGQIPAVIYGPGLKGTTLHVSVEYQAFRKIFRVSGESTVVDVSLGGKIIPALVHQVDYDPISSQFEHIDFYAIDMMKEVETAIPLIFIGTAPAVKEKSAVLVTSKSEVHVKCLPKHLVHDISVDISSLSDYHDHISVKDLSFPEGVVAVDNPDDVIISAAAPRKDRAEEEEAAAAAAAAAAAAITAAAGPAPEGEAPKESAPEKGSEKKKE, encoded by the coding sequence ATGCAAACCTCACAAATTACAGTAGAAACACGAGCTGACGTAGGCGAAGCCAAAAAGTTGAGAAGCATGGGACAAATACCAGCGGTTATCTACGGTCCGGGACTCAAGGGGACAACGCTTCATGTTTCTGTCGAATATCAGGCGTTTCGAAAAATATTTCGAGTTTCGGGAGAATCAACTGTAGTCGATGTCTCTCTTGGGGGGAAAATTATTCCTGCTCTTGTGCACCAGGTGGATTACGATCCGATTTCTTCCCAGTTTGAGCATATTGATTTTTATGCAATCGATATGATGAAAGAGGTAGAAACTGCTATTCCTCTCATATTTATTGGAACTGCTCCTGCTGTAAAGGAGAAGAGTGCTGTTCTTGTGACATCTAAATCTGAAGTTCACGTGAAGTGTCTTCCAAAACATCTGGTTCATGATATTTCGGTCGACATTTCTTCTCTCTCAGACTATCACGACCATATTTCTGTCAAAGATCTCTCTTTCCCTGAAGGAGTTGTCGCTGTAGATAATCCAGACGATGTTATTATTTCTGCTGCAGCACCGAGAAAAGATCGTGCAGAAGAAGAAGAGGCTGCTGCCGCCGCCGCTGCCGCTGCTGCCGCCGCCATAACCGCCGCTGCCGGTCCAGCACCAGAAGGAGAAGCTCCAAAAGAGAGCGCTCCGGAAAAGGGCAGCGAAAAAAAGAAAGAATAA
- a CDS encoding DUF3048 domain-containing protein: MLGFGEWKYAPLQKFIFSSGKTSSQEKLREPIAPLFTESGTLPSEYTSFFSNFFISPPKEQTSFFDGISIQRSEIGFEYVVGIMIDNLLSARKGQVGIDESPLVVEAVAEGGITRFLAFFSSRQNTEKVGPIRSARPYFLDFLKPLHGAFVHAGGSDEVLAELRTLRSILDIDDGYFSLENPTFWRDLEYPAPHNLFTSLAEIRRYITSSKDTNSLSVLIENIWNFSRIPLSAEKVLKIRTNFSAPEYIADWVWDEERESFVRSQESSSLDISVQNLVVMEARMWPIPDDPKGRMKMENIGTGNILFFQNGSFIRGTWKKSSRDAQIQFFDLDKNPISFLAGKTWIAILDDLQKLSFL; the protein is encoded by the coding sequence TTGTTGGGATTCGGAGAATGGAAGTATGCCCCTCTCCAAAAATTTATTTTCTCTTCGGGGAAAACTTCTTCTCAAGAAAAGTTGAGGGAGCCGATTGCCCCGCTCTTCACTGAATCTGGAACATTGCCCTCGGAGTACACTTCTTTTTTTTCCAATTTTTTTATTAGTCCACCGAAAGAACAAACTTCTTTTTTCGATGGGATATCCATACAGAGGAGTGAAATTGGATTTGAGTACGTCGTTGGAATTATGATCGATAACCTCCTCAGCGCCAGAAAAGGACAGGTGGGGATTGATGAATCACCACTTGTTGTTGAAGCCGTGGCAGAAGGTGGAATTACTCGTTTTCTCGCATTTTTTTCATCACGACAAAATACAGAAAAAGTTGGTCCAATTCGAAGCGCCCGCCCATATTTTCTTGATTTTTTAAAACCACTTCATGGCGCTTTTGTCCATGCGGGAGGAAGCGATGAGGTTCTTGCAGAACTCAGAACTCTGAGGAGTATTCTTGATATTGACGATGGGTATTTTTCCTTGGAGAATCCAACATTTTGGAGAGATTTGGAGTATCCAGCGCCGCATAACCTCTTTACGAGTCTTGCTGAAATCAGAAGATATATTACATCCTCTAAAGATACGAATAGTCTTTCCGTTCTCATAGAGAATATTTGGAATTTTTCTCGTATTCCTCTCTCTGCAGAAAAAGTTTTAAAAATTCGCACAAATTTTTCTGCACCAGAATATATTGCAGATTGGGTATGGGATGAAGAAAGAGAATCTTTCGTACGCTCTCAAGAATCGTCTTCTCTCGATATCTCCGTACAAAACCTTGTCGTCATGGAAGCTCGCATGTGGCCAATTCCTGATGATCCGAAAGGAAGAATGAAAATGGAAAATATCGGGACGGGAAATATTCTATTTTTCCAGAATGGAAGTTTTATTCGCGGCACGTGGAAAAAATCCTCACGCGATGCCCAGATTCAATTTTTTGATCTCGATAAAAACCCGATTTCCTTTTTAGCGGGGAAAACATGGATTGCAATTCTCGATGATCTTCAAAAACTCTCTTTTCTCTGA
- the queA gene encoding tRNA preQ1(34) S-adenosylmethionine ribosyltransferase-isomerase QueA, whose protein sequence is MELSQFDFFLPEERIAQHPLAHRDESHLLYYDRGKKKITHKKFKDVLSLFGKNDVLVLNNSRVIPARIRIQEKEILLLEKLLPSSENIWKCMVRKGKFFQIGMTFTFGDGTEIKVKHIEENGLRHIQFRSSHFQKFLEHFGEMPTPPYIHEKLENSERYQTVYAKNDGSVAAPTAGLHFTPELLEKLRENGVQIEYVTLHVGAGTFLPVKTENITDHKMHSEWFSLSEETATRLQEAKNSGKKITAVGSTALRTLESCAENGILMPKTGKTELFLSPPAKFQVVDHLLTNFHLPRSTLIMLVAAFLSPQKTDGIQIVKDIYEEAIREKYRFYSFGDATLIW, encoded by the coding sequence ATGGAACTCTCACAATTTGATTTTTTTCTCCCCGAGGAACGCATTGCACAGCATCCCTTAGCACATCGGGATGAGTCTCACCTTCTCTATTATGATCGTGGAAAAAAGAAAATCACTCATAAAAAATTCAAAGATGTACTTTCTCTTTTTGGGAAAAATGATGTTCTCGTGCTCAACAATAGTCGCGTTATTCCTGCGAGAATTCGAATACAGGAAAAAGAAATTCTCCTTCTCGAAAAACTTCTTCCTTCCTCAGAAAACATCTGGAAATGCATGGTTCGAAAAGGGAAATTTTTTCAGATCGGAATGACCTTCACTTTTGGAGATGGAACAGAAATAAAGGTAAAACATATCGAAGAAAATGGACTGAGACATATCCAATTTCGAAGCTCACATTTTCAAAAATTTCTCGAACATTTTGGAGAGATGCCAACTCCTCCGTATATTCATGAAAAATTGGAAAATTCTGAGCGATACCAAACCGTATATGCTAAAAATGATGGATCTGTTGCTGCTCCAACGGCAGGACTCCATTTTACACCTGAACTTTTGGAGAAACTTAGGGAAAATGGAGTCCAAATAGAGTATGTCACTCTCCATGTTGGTGCAGGAACATTCCTTCCCGTAAAAACAGAAAATATTACGGATCATAAAATGCACTCGGAATGGTTTTCTCTTTCCGAAGAAACCGCAACGCGCCTTCAGGAAGCAAAAAATTCTGGGAAAAAAATTACCGCTGTTGGATCAACAGCGCTTCGAACACTAGAATCTTGTGCGGAAAATGGAATACTTATGCCAAAAACAGGAAAAACTGAGCTCTTCCTCTCTCCTCCAGCAAAATTTCAGGTGGTTGACCATCTTCTCACAAATTTTCATCTTCCGAGAAGCACGCTCATTATGCTTGTTGCTGCGTTTTTGAGTCCTCAAAAAACTGATGGTATTCAAATTGTAAAAGATATATATGAAGAGGCGATTCGAGAAAAATATCGATTTTATTCTTTTGGAGATGCCACCCTTATTTGGTAA
- a CDS encoding UDP-N-acetylglucosamine--N-acetylmuramyl-(pentapeptide) pyrophosphoryl-undecaprenol N-acetylglucosamine transferase has protein sequence MKILFAAGGSGGHITPALAVADVIQKKSKHTEIVFVSSNAALDDEIFSAHSQKYRRHTLSPAKFRRYFSPQNILDIFRAPRVFREAWKILRKEKPDLVFSKGGFVGFPIGMVAKILRIPVIIHESDIASGLANRMLRKISKKILTSFPTGEGEWVGTPIREEILNGDAKRGREFLGFPEKEKILLVIGGSQGAEIINQLLLFSLDELLKKACVVHISGRGKSARKDTNRYRSFPYLGSEYGDVLAAADLAISRAGANSLFEFAAQKKAILLLPLLSAANNHQKKNAEFFASRGAAKILYEDHLSSGEFQKTVSAFLEDETTRKNLEKNIATLAQNGASQRIAELLILTAKEVAERISL, from the coding sequence ATGAAAATTTTGTTTGCTGCTGGAGGTTCAGGCGGTCATATTACTCCCGCTCTTGCCGTTGCAGATGTGATCCAAAAAAAATCGAAACATACAGAGATCGTATTTGTGAGTTCAAATGCTGCACTTGATGATGAAATTTTTTCCGCACATTCTCAAAAATATCGAAGGCACACTTTGTCACCGGCAAAATTTCGCAGATATTTTTCGCCTCAAAATATTCTTGATATTTTTCGCGCTCCAAGAGTATTTCGAGAAGCATGGAAAATTCTGAGAAAAGAAAAACCTGATTTGGTGTTTTCTAAAGGTGGATTTGTTGGATTTCCCATAGGAATGGTGGCAAAAATTTTGAGAATTCCCGTTATTATTCATGAGAGTGATATCGCTTCTGGTCTTGCGAATCGTATGCTGCGAAAGATCTCCAAAAAAATTCTCACTTCGTTTCCCACGGGAGAAGGAGAATGGGTTGGAACGCCAATCCGTGAAGAAATACTGAATGGAGATGCCAAACGAGGAAGAGAATTTTTGGGATTTCCTGAAAAAGAAAAAATTCTGCTCGTTATTGGAGGAAGTCAGGGAGCGGAAATAATAAATCAACTTCTTCTTTTCTCTCTCGATGAACTCTTAAAAAAGGCATGCGTTGTGCACATTTCTGGACGAGGGAAGTCCGCAAGAAAAGACACAAATAGGTACCGCAGTTTTCCCTATCTCGGGTCAGAATATGGCGATGTTCTCGCTGCAGCTGACCTTGCCATCTCGAGAGCTGGAGCGAATTCGCTCTTCGAATTTGCTGCGCAAAAAAAAGCAATCCTTCTTCTCCCACTCCTTTCTGCTGCAAATAATCATCAGAAAAAAAATGCTGAATTTTTTGCTTCTCGCGGAGCAGCAAAAATTTTATATGAAGATCATTTGAGTTCTGGTGAATTTCAAAAAACAGTTTCTGCTTTTTTGGAGGATGAAACCACTCGAAAGAATCTTGAAAAAAATATTGCCACACTCGCGCAAAATGGCGCATCTCAGAGGATTGCCGAACTCCTTATTCTTACGGCAAAAGAAGTCGCGGAGAGAATTTCACTTTGA
- a CDS encoding cell division protein FtsW: MLSSLSVYNSYSKVFAQQVVDYCDAHEEIPNCQQEEGRRYAEGYCQENNCNNLYFERQVVNVFIGLLLGFLAFIIPMGVWRTLAPVFFVAAFLLLCLVFTSLGTGYGTSKSWLNIPLFRSVQPVEAAKLAMIFYFAIWMSKKQNTIQTFQGGFLPFVILVSVMIIPVAFQPDFGSVLVLGIIGVTMFFVAGGNIWHIIGGSIVATMLSWPIVFSHAYIRARFFALFMSDLALQDDKYQLDQSLMGIGSGGFFGVGLGNSTQRSGWLPEIQGDFIFSGIAEEMGFFRILLLLLVFIYIALKGFQIAKNAPDRFSFLVAVGVTSWIIFQAIINILVTLGLFPLTGITFPFLSYGGSSLVMFLFGIGLLLNISSLSPPVVSRETTKLKGKGVYA; encoded by the coding sequence ATGTTGAGCTCTCTCAGTGTGTACAATTCTTACTCGAAAGTCTTTGCGCAGCAGGTAGTTGACTATTGTGACGCTCATGAAGAAATTCCAAACTGTCAGCAAGAAGAAGGACGTCGATATGCAGAAGGTTATTGTCAGGAGAATAATTGTAATAATCTCTATTTTGAAAGACAGGTAGTCAATGTGTTTATTGGTCTTCTCCTCGGGTTTTTAGCATTCATTATTCCTATGGGAGTATGGAGAACTCTGGCGCCAGTATTTTTTGTCGCAGCATTTCTTCTCCTTTGCCTCGTATTTACTTCTCTCGGAACGGGGTATGGAACCTCAAAAAGTTGGCTGAACATTCCCTTATTTCGATCGGTTCAACCCGTGGAGGCAGCAAAACTCGCTATGATTTTTTATTTCGCTATTTGGATGTCAAAAAAACAAAATACCATCCAAACATTCCAAGGAGGGTTTCTTCCTTTTGTTATTCTTGTCTCTGTCATGATCATTCCCGTCGCTTTTCAGCCGGATTTTGGATCGGTACTTGTCCTCGGAATTATCGGAGTCACTATGTTTTTTGTCGCAGGAGGAAATATTTGGCACATCATTGGGGGAAGTATTGTCGCGACGATGCTCTCTTGGCCAATAGTTTTTTCGCATGCCTACATCAGAGCCAGATTTTTTGCTCTTTTCATGAGTGATCTCGCGCTACAAGATGATAAATATCAGTTGGATCAATCTCTTATGGGAATTGGGAGTGGGGGATTTTTTGGAGTAGGACTCGGAAACAGTACCCAAAGGTCAGGATGGCTTCCGGAAATTCAAGGGGATTTTATCTTTTCAGGAATAGCGGAAGAAATGGGTTTTTTTCGGATTCTCCTTCTCCTCCTCGTGTTTATTTACATTGCGCTCAAAGGGTTTCAGATTGCAAAAAATGCTCCTGATCGATTTTCATTTCTCGTAGCAGTAGGAGTGACTTCGTGGATTATATTTCAGGCAATTATCAATATTCTTGTGACGCTCGGACTTTTTCCCCTCACGGGAATTACTTTTCCCTTCCTGTCCTATGGAGGATCTTCACTCGTAATGTTTTTGTTTGGAATAGGTCTCCTTCTCAATATTTCCTCTCTTTCTCCACCAGTCGTTTCTCGGGAAACCACAAAGCTGAAGGGAAAAGGAGTGTATGCATAA